A stretch of Tigriopus californicus strain San Diego chromosome 11, Tcal_SD_v2.1, whole genome shotgun sequence DNA encodes these proteins:
- the LOC131890489 gene encoding tRNA-uridine aminocarboxypropyltransferase 2-like → MTFPWKMNVSHSDIDSSENEVFPSGLTHLPLLSFLSDGQPDSSRRMCNGCERPLRVCWCGYLPRPLVKIQSSVIILQHPNERKRGIKTALMASKGIAQDRCRIFRGRKFPGQHGDLQDLFQRLAIEATDVHRQSKVLILYPGKEALPLSDLKPGQGPYTFIVLDGTWDEAKKLFAWNPALQKLPQVSLQIERPSAYVVRTQPADLCLSTLETVAETLATVEADPSIRDRLLQPLHAMCNFQINHGAVIHDSKEFKEQNRQFVKENNWKKKKVL, encoded by the coding sequence ATGACATTTCCGTGGAAAATGAATGTCTCTCATTCTGACATTGACAGTTCAGAAAATGAGGTGTTTCCTTCTGGTTTAACCCATTTGCCCCTGCTAAGCTTTTTGAGTGATGGTCAACCAGATTCATCGCGTCGAATGTGCAACGGATGTGAAAGACCCTTGCGAGTTTGCTGGTGTGGCTACTTGCCTCGACCTCTGGTCAAGATCCAATCATCAGTAATCATCCTCCAACATCCTAATGAGCGGAAACGAGGCATCAAAACTGCTCTTATGGCTTCCAAGGGCATCGCGCAGGATCGTTGTCGAATTTTTCGAGGCCGGAAGTTTCCTGGACAACACGGAGaccttcaagatctttttcaAAGGCTAGCCATCGAGGCTACTGATGTTCATCGCCAATCCAAGGTGTTAATCTTGTATCCAGGAAAAGAGGCATTACCGTTATCGGATTTGAAGCCAGGCCAAGGTCCCTACACGTTCATAGTATTGGACGGAACTTGGGATGAGGCCAAGAAGTTGTTCGCGTGGAATCCGGCCTTGCAAAAGTTACCTCAAGTCAGCCTGCAAATTGAAAGGCCTAGTGCTTATGTCGTTCGAACTCAACCTGCCGATTTGTGCTTGTCCACCCTTGAAACGGTGGCCGAAACTCTGGCCACGGTTGAAGCCGATCCAAGCATTCGAGATCGACTCCTCCAACCTCTCCATGCCATGtgtaattttcaaatcaatcatgGAGCTGTGATCCACGATAGCAAAgagtttaaagagcaaaataggcagtttgtgaaagaaaataattggaagaagaaaaaagtgctATAA
- the LOC131890488 gene encoding polyprenol reductase-like, with amino-acid sequence MNLLGEEINLIWVLLGLLSVFIISFGGLVNYWATFLPKFVHDVFRYGKTHKSDNRHGLIRMIEIPKHYYSHYYIFTLLYGSALWLVALGVYFLEVPAPQFFLRFLDFVGTIHRTESTSAEGAFIALTLLLVQATRRLYECLHVNVKSNARMNVLHHIAGFVHYFCVPTGMLLEAPGFQQEKRGFQWMHVQFMIPNVIVVQWIAVAVFFWAGYHQNKAHQILSNLRKGKSSSSYSIPRGDWFEYVSCPHYTAEVIIYGCFSIILGIKHQTGLLIFIWVLINQTIASLMSHFWYQDKFENYPRQRKSIIPLIF; translated from the coding sequence ATGAACCTATTAGGCGAAGAGATTAACTTGATATGGGTCTTACTAGGATTGCTCTCCGTATTCATTATATCCTTTGGTGGCTTGGTCAATTATTGGGCTACCTTCTTGCCCAAGTTCGTCCATGATGTGTTTCGTTACGGCAAAACGCACAAGTCAGACAACCGGCATGGCTTAATTCGAATGATCGAGATCCCCAAGCACTATTACTCCCATTACTACATCTTCACCCTTCTTTATGGGTCCGCCTTGTGGTTGGTAGCTTTGGGCGTCTACTTCCTGGAGGTCCCGGCCCCTCAGTTCTTTCTGAGGTTTCTGGATTTTGTGGGAACAATTCATCGGACGGAATCAACCTCGGCCGAGGGTGCCTTCATAGCTCTGACCTTACTTCTAGTTCAAGCCACTCGAAGACTATATGAGTGCCTCCACGTGAATGTTAAATCCAACGCACGGATGAATGTCCTTCATCACATTGCGGGATTTGTTCATTACTTCTGTGTCCCCACAGGTATGCTCCTCGAAGCCCCCGGTTTCCAACAGGAGAAAAGAGGCTTCCAATGGATGCATGTGCAATTTATGATTCCAAATGTCATTGTGGTTCAGTGGATAGCTGTGGCAGTGTTTTTCTGGGCTGGATATCATCAAAATAAGGCTCATCAAATTTTGTCTAACCTGAGGAAAGGCAAGAGCTCGTCCAGTTACTCCATTCCCCGAGGTGATTGGTTCGAGTATGTGTCTTGCCCACACTATACGGCCGAAGTGATTATCTACGGATGTTTTAGTATTATTTTGGGAATCAAGCACCAAACAGGCTTGCTAATATTTATTTGGGTTCTCATTAATCAGACCATTGCCAGCCTTATGAGCCATTTTTGGTATCAggacaagtttgaaaattatCCCAGGCAACGCAAATCAATCATTCCGCTCATCTTCTAA